A region from the Variovorax paradoxus genome encodes:
- the fumC gene encoding class II fumarate hydratase, translating into MTTSPKTRAERDTFGPIDVPADKLWGAQTQRSLQNFDISGEQQPREIIKALAQVKRASAVVNHALGLQDEKKTQAIVAAADEVIAGKHPGEFPLVVWQTGSGTQTNMNVNEVLANRASEILGGERGEGRLVHPNDDVNRSQSSNDVFPTAMHVAAVESITHKLLPAIAKLRGTLEQKSKDFADIVKIGRTHLQDATPLTLGQEFSGYVAQLAHGEAHVRAALPHLCELALGGTAVGTGLNAPKGYAQQVAAELARLTGLPFVTAPNKFEAMASVDALVHAHGALKTLAASMNKIANDVRWLASGPRSGIGELSIPENEPGSSIMPGKVNPTQSEAVTMLAAQVFGNDVAINIGGASGNFELNVFRPMVAHNFLQSVRLLADGMVSFNDHCAVGIEPNRERITELVQRSLMLVTALNTHIGYDKSASIAKKAHKEGSSLREAAIASGHLTAEQFDQWVVPENMTGR; encoded by the coding sequence ATGACGACTTCCCCCAAGACCCGTGCCGAGCGCGATACCTTCGGACCGATCGACGTGCCGGCCGACAAGCTGTGGGGTGCGCAAACGCAGCGCTCGCTGCAGAACTTCGACATCTCCGGCGAGCAGCAGCCGCGCGAGATCATCAAGGCGCTGGCCCAGGTCAAGCGCGCCTCGGCCGTGGTCAACCACGCGCTGGGCCTGCAGGACGAGAAGAAGACCCAGGCCATCGTGGCCGCGGCCGACGAAGTCATTGCCGGCAAGCACCCGGGCGAGTTCCCGTTGGTGGTCTGGCAGACCGGCTCGGGCACGCAGACCAACATGAACGTCAACGAGGTGCTGGCCAACCGCGCGAGCGAAATCCTCGGCGGCGAGCGCGGGGAAGGGCGCCTCGTGCACCCGAACGACGACGTGAACCGCAGCCAGTCGAGCAACGACGTGTTCCCCACCGCCATGCACGTGGCGGCGGTCGAGTCCATCACGCACAAGCTGCTGCCGGCCATCGCGAAGCTGCGCGGCACGCTGGAGCAGAAGTCGAAGGACTTTGCCGACATCGTGAAGATCGGCCGCACCCACCTGCAGGACGCCACGCCCCTCACGCTGGGCCAGGAGTTCTCGGGCTACGTGGCGCAGCTGGCGCACGGCGAGGCGCATGTGCGCGCCGCGCTGCCGCATTTGTGCGAACTGGCGCTGGGCGGCACGGCCGTGGGTACCGGGCTCAATGCGCCCAAGGGCTATGCGCAGCAGGTGGCGGCCGAGTTGGCCAGGCTCACGGGCCTGCCTTTCGTGACCGCGCCCAACAAGTTCGAGGCCATGGCCAGCGTCGATGCGCTGGTGCATGCGCACGGCGCGCTGAAGACGCTGGCCGCCAGCATGAACAAGATCGCCAACGACGTGCGCTGGCTCGCGAGCGGCCCGCGCAGCGGCATCGGCGAACTCAGCATTCCGGAGAACGAACCCGGCTCCTCGATCATGCCGGGCAAGGTCAACCCGACCCAGAGCGAAGCCGTCACGATGCTGGCCGCGCAGGTGTTCGGCAATGACGTGGCTATCAACATCGGCGGCGCTTCGGGCAACTTCGAGTTGAACGTGTTCCGTCCGATGGTGGCGCACAACTTCCTGCAGAGCGTGCGCCTGTTGGCCGACGGCATGGTGAGCTTCAACGACCACTGCGCCGTGGGGATCGAGCCGAACCGCGAGCGCATCACCGAGCTGGTGCAGCGTTCGCTGATGCTGGTGACCGCGCTCAACACGCACATCGGCTACGACAAGTCGGCCTCCATCGCGAAGAAGGCGCACAAGGAGGGCTCCAGCCTGCGCGAAGCCGCGATTGCCTCGGGGCACCTCACGGCCGAGCAGTTCGACCAGTGGGTGGTGCCGGAGAACATGACGGGCCGCTGA
- a CDS encoding NAD(P)-dependent oxidoreductase, with translation MSHIAIIGATGRAGGRLLDEALRRGHTVTAIARKASEKLSGRANVKAVDLDVLEGAALEKALAGHDAVFSAAHFATVPPAALIEPARRAGVKRLLVVGGAGSLFAAPGLKVIDTPNFPEAYKAEASAGAAFLEALRNEKELDWTFLSPSAEFVEGERTGKFRLGKDDLLVSAEGRSWITFEDYAIAFIDELEKPAHSRQRYTVGY, from the coding sequence ATGAGCCACATCGCCATCATCGGCGCCACCGGACGCGCCGGCGGCCGCCTTCTCGACGAAGCCCTGCGCCGCGGCCACACCGTGACGGCCATCGCGCGCAAGGCGAGCGAAAAACTCTCGGGCCGCGCCAACGTGAAGGCCGTGGATCTCGACGTGCTCGAAGGCGCCGCGCTCGAAAAGGCCCTGGCGGGCCACGACGCCGTGTTCAGCGCCGCGCACTTCGCCACCGTGCCGCCGGCAGCCCTCATCGAGCCGGCCAGGCGCGCGGGCGTGAAGCGCCTGCTGGTGGTCGGCGGCGCCGGCAGCCTGTTCGCGGCACCGGGCCTGAAGGTGATCGACACGCCGAACTTCCCCGAGGCGTACAAGGCCGAAGCCTCCGCGGGCGCCGCGTTTCTGGAGGCGCTGCGCAACGAGAAGGAACTCGACTGGACCTTCCTTTCGCCCTCGGCCGAGTTCGTCGAAGGCGAGCGCACGGGCAAGTTCCGCCTGGGCAAGGACGACCTGCTCGTGAGCGCCGAAGGCCGCAGCTGGATCACTTTCGAGGACTATGCGATCGCGTTCATCGACGAGCTCGAGAAACCCGCTCACTCGCGCCAGCGGTACACGGTAGGGTACTGA